A single region of the Ziziphus jujuba cultivar Dongzao chromosome 10, ASM3175591v1 genome encodes:
- the LOC107406536 gene encoding uncharacterized protein LOC107406536, with the protein MMPFEHRETMHKYEASMRCLHSKAIPYNVKYNGNFLEGFPELKDEISKPSGGGFIEDNLFNSMSFVPHEGYHRPFHQQDFYVRSTYHPDIQKAEWNHFYAIESHFYPMNHEYSVPAADNRFQYVPFSMLSQSYRPEFQLQEFQYFVVIDFEATCDKEKNPHPQEIIEFPSVLVNSMTGQLEDYFQIYVRPTHNQLLSDFCKELTGIQQTQVDKGVLLSEALFLHDKWLEEKGIKQTNFAVVTWSNWDCRVMLESECRFKRIRKPPYFNRWINLKVPFHEVFGGVKCNLKEAVQLAGLAWEGRAHCGLDDAKNTARLLAHLMHQGFRFTITNSLMWPSAEHPLTMQQYLERQSGFTLQPHRMKHQFVPFFQFHPVQVEHSKEQRMHCYCGVKSSKQMVQKPGPKHGSFFFGCGNWTATGGALCPYFEWATL; encoded by the exons ATGATGCCCTTTGAACATCGAG AAACAATGCACAAGTATGAAGCATCCATGAGATGCCTTCACAGTAAAGCAATACCTTACAACGTGAAATACAATGGGAATTTTCTGGAAGGATTCCCAGAGCTCAAAGATGAAATAAGTAAACCTTCAGGAGGTGGTTTTATTGAAGACAACTTGTTCAACAGTATGTCCTTTGTGCCTCATGAAGGTTATCATAGACCATTTCACCAACAGGATTTTTATGTTAGGTCAACTTATCATCCTGACATTCAAAAGGCAGAATGGAACCACTTTTATGCTATTGAAAGCCATTTCTATCCTATGAATCATGAATACTCTGTTCCTGCTGCTGATAATCGATTTCAATATGTGCCATTCAGCATGTTATCCCAAAGTTACAGACCAGAGTTTCAATTACAAGAGTTTCAGTATTTTGTGGTCATAGACTTTGAGGCAACCTGTGACAAAGAGAAGAATCCTCATCCACAAGAGATCATTGAATTCCCATCTGTACTGGTGAATAGTATGACTGGCCAGTTGGAAgactattttcaaatatatgtgCGTCCTACTCACAATCAACTTCTTAGTGATTTCTGCAAGGAGCTAACTGGCATTCAACAAACACAG GTAGACAAAGGTGTTCTCTTAAGTGAAGCTCTATTTCTGCATGATAAATGGCTTGAAGAGAAGGGAATTAAACAAACCAACTTTGCTGTAGTGACATGGTCAAATTGGGATTGTAGGGTAATGTTGGAATCTGAATGCCGATTCAAAAGGATCCGGAAGCCGCCATACTTCAACAG ATGGATCAACTTGAAGGTCCCATTTCATGAGGTATTTGGTGGGGTCAAGTGCAACCTAAAAGAAGCTGTTCAGCTGGCTGGCCTAGCATGGGAAGGACGTGCTCACTGTGGCCTAGATGATGCTAAGAACACCGCCCGTCTGCTTGCCCATCTCATGCACCAGGGATTCAGGTTTACCATAACTAACTCATTGATGTGGCCATCTGCAGAGCATCCATTGACAATGCAACAGTACTTGGAGCGGCAATCTGGCTTTACCCTGCAACCCCATAGGATGAAGCATCAATTCGTACCCTTTTTTCAGTTTCATCCTGTCCAAGTTGAACACAGCAAAGAACAACGCATGCACTGCTACTGTGGGGTGAAAAGTAGCAAGCAAATGGTTCAGAAACCAGGACCAAAACATGGCAGCTTCTTCTTTGGATGTGGCAATTGGACTGCCACTGGAGGAGCTCTTTGCCCTTATTTTGAATGGGCTACCCTCTGA